In Methylocystis echinoides, one genomic interval encodes:
- a CDS encoding SDR family oxidoreductase: MAHWLIAGASRGIGLELARRLAKQGERVTASVRSERGRATLATALAPLGDRGRILSFDTRDQSQISAAAAQVTEPVDVLVANAGAYGPKRQTALDMDFEGALDLFSVNSLGPLRVAQAFLPQLRLGERPRIVMMSSVLGSMALAGTVNAAYRASKAALNKFAQCLADELRPAGVAVVSLHPGWVRTDMGGPGATLSVEESAEGIIKVVESLTLSDTRRYVDYRGVDIDW; this comes from the coding sequence ATGGCGCATTGGCTGATCGCCGGCGCGAGCCGGGGCATTGGACTGGAGCTGGCGCGGCGGCTCGCCAAGCAGGGCGAACGCGTCACCGCCAGCGTGCGGAGCGAAAGGGGACGCGCGACGCTCGCGACGGCTCTGGCGCCCCTTGGGGACCGCGGACGGATTCTCAGCTTCGACACGCGCGACCAGTCGCAGATATCGGCCGCGGCGGCGCAGGTTACGGAGCCGGTCGACGTGCTGGTCGCCAACGCCGGCGCCTATGGACCGAAGCGGCAGACGGCGCTCGACATGGACTTCGAGGGCGCGCTCGACCTTTTCTCCGTCAATTCGCTCGGACCGCTTCGCGTCGCTCAGGCTTTCTTGCCTCAGCTCCGGTTGGGTGAACGTCCGCGCATCGTAATGATGTCGAGCGTGCTCGGCTCCATGGCCCTCGCGGGAACCGTCAACGCGGCCTATCGCGCCTCCAAAGCCGCGCTCAACAAATTTGCCCAATGTCTCGCCGACGAGTTGAGGCCGGCGGGCGTCGCCGTCGTTTCGCTGCATCCGGGCTGGGTGCGCACCGACATGGGCGGGCCGGGGGCGACGCTCAGCGTCGAGGAAAGTGCTGAAGGAATCATCAAGGTGGTCGAGAGCCTGACGCTTTCGGATACGCGCCGCTATGTCGACTATCGCGGCGTCGACATTGACTGGTAG
- a CDS encoding SCO family protein gives MAKGSVKGNGKAGKRGDKNAANGPAVSKTLLIGAGAFFALVFGVFVAVTSNTTPAPPASAIGGPFQLTSQAGEQVSEKDLLGKPYLVFFGYTHCPDVCHTTLFEMSEIMRALGPEAKIGGLFVTVDPERDTPEVLKEYLANFDSRIIGVTGPRPQLEPMLREYRIYAKRAPGKEEDYAVDHTTVVYLMDKNGRFVTAFNVNRKPEEAAKDLQRYL, from the coding sequence ATGGCCAAGGGCTCGGTTAAAGGCAACGGCAAAGCCGGCAAGCGCGGCGACAAGAACGCTGCAAACGGCCCAGCCGTTTCGAAGACCCTGCTCATCGGCGCAGGCGCTTTTTTCGCGCTGGTTTTCGGCGTCTTCGTCGCCGTCACCAGCAACACGACTCCCGCGCCGCCGGCCTCGGCGATCGGCGGGCCGTTCCAGCTCACGTCGCAAGCGGGCGAGCAGGTGAGCGAGAAAGATCTGCTGGGCAAGCCCTATCTCGTCTTCTTCGGCTATACGCACTGTCCCGACGTCTGTCACACGACGCTGTTCGAAATGTCCGAGATCATGCGCGCGCTCGGTCCCGAGGCGAAGATCGGCGGATTGTTCGTGACGGTCGATCCGGAGCGCGACACGCCCGAAGTCCTCAAGGAATATCTCGCCAATTTCGATTCGCGCATCATTGGCGTCACCGGGCCGCGGCCGCAGCTCGAACCCATGCTGCGTGAATACCGCATTTACGCGAAGCGCGCGCCGGGCAAGGAAGAGGACTACGCCGTCGATCACACGACGGTCGTCTATCTCATGGACAAGAACGGCCGCTTCGTGACCGCCTTCAACGTCAACCGCAAGCCGGAAGAAGCCGCCAAGGACCTGCAGCGTTATCTGTGA
- the parE gene encoding DNA topoisomerase IV subunit B, whose translation MATKPDLFGGAPRKAPATKPAAKPATPEYSAASIEVLEGLEPVRRRPGMYIGGTDETAMHHLFAEVLDNAMDEAVAGHASFIEVTLEPGGWLTVTDNGRGIPVGPHPKMKDKSALEVVMTVLHAGGKFDSGAYQTSGGLHGVGVSVVNALSEKLEVEVAIAGQLYRQEFSRGHALGKLKEMGKVSNRRGTRVRFKPDAQIFGESAHWRPARLFRMSRSKAYLFGGVEIRWRCDPSLIEPGADTPAEAVLRFPGGLKDYLAREIHGKELVTDQPFVGKVTREGGHGSLEWAVSWFAEDDGFVHSYCNTIPTPDGGTHEAGFRNALLKALKDHAERINQAKRAKDVTGDDLMGQAAAMISVFIREPEFQGQNKSRLMTVEASRIVESAVRDAFDHWLAAAPTQANKLLDFAVTRAEERLRRRAEKDIARKTATRKLRLPGKLVDCTNNSAQGSELFIVEGDSAGGSAKEARNRVMQAVLPLRGKILNVASATKDKLLANQQLADLTQALGCGLGAHYRDEDLRYEKVIVMTDADVDGAHIASLLITFFYRQMPRLIENGHLYLAQPPLYKLTQGPKTVYARDDDHRDELIRTVLTGKGKVETNRFKGLGEMSAAQLKETTMDPTKRTLLKVVLLGEEREEVADCVERLMGNKPEARFAFIQEKAAFATELLDV comes from the coding sequence ATGGCCACCAAACCTGATCTTTTCGGCGGCGCGCCCCGCAAGGCGCCCGCGACCAAGCCCGCAGCAAAGCCCGCGACGCCCGAATATTCCGCCGCCTCCATCGAGGTTCTGGAGGGGCTCGAGCCGGTGCGCCGCCGTCCCGGCATGTATATCGGCGGCACCGACGAGACGGCGATGCACCACCTCTTCGCCGAGGTGCTCGACAACGCCATGGACGAGGCCGTCGCCGGCCACGCGAGCTTCATCGAGGTGACGCTCGAGCCGGGCGGCTGGCTCACCGTAACGGACAACGGCCGCGGCATTCCGGTCGGGCCGCACCCCAAGATGAAGGACAAATCGGCGCTGGAAGTCGTGATGACCGTGCTTCACGCCGGCGGCAAATTCGATTCGGGCGCCTATCAGACCTCCGGCGGCCTGCATGGCGTCGGCGTTTCCGTGGTCAACGCCCTTTCCGAAAAGCTCGAGGTCGAGGTGGCGATCGCCGGCCAGCTTTACCGCCAGGAGTTTTCGCGGGGCCACGCTCTCGGCAAGCTGAAGGAGATGGGCAAGGTTTCGAACCGCCGCGGCACGCGCGTGCGCTTCAAGCCCGATGCGCAGATTTTCGGCGAGAGCGCCCATTGGCGGCCCGCGCGGCTTTTCCGTATGTCGCGCTCCAAGGCCTATCTGTTCGGCGGCGTCGAAATCCGCTGGCGCTGCGACCCCTCGCTCATCGAGCCCGGCGCCGATACGCCCGCCGAGGCGGTGCTGCGTTTCCCGGGCGGCCTCAAAGATTACCTGGCCCGTGAAATCCACGGCAAGGAGCTCGTCACGGACCAGCCCTTCGTCGGCAAAGTGACTCGCGAGGGCGGCCATGGCTCGCTCGAATGGGCGGTGTCCTGGTTCGCCGAGGATGACGGCTTCGTCCATTCCTACTGCAACACGATCCCCACGCCCGACGGCGGCACGCATGAAGCGGGTTTCCGCAACGCCCTGCTGAAGGCGCTGAAAGATCACGCCGAGCGCATCAACCAGGCGAAGCGCGCCAAGGACGTCACCGGCGACGATCTCATGGGTCAGGCGGCGGCAATGATCTCCGTCTTCATTCGCGAGCCGGAATTTCAGGGCCAGAACAAGAGTCGCCTGATGACGGTCGAAGCCTCGCGCATCGTCGAGAGCGCCGTGCGCGACGCCTTCGACCATTGGCTCGCCGCCGCGCCGACCCAGGCCAACAAGCTGCTCGATTTTGCGGTGACGCGTGCGGAAGAGCGCCTGCGCCGCCGCGCCGAAAAGGACATCGCCCGCAAGACGGCGACGCGCAAGTTGCGGCTGCCCGGCAAGCTCGTCGATTGCACCAACAACTCCGCCCAAGGGTCCGAGCTTTTCATCGTCGAGGGCGACTCGGCGGGCGGCTCCGCGAAGGAGGCGCGCAATCGCGTCATGCAGGCGGTGCTGCCGCTGCGCGGAAAGATCTTGAACGTCGCCTCGGCGACGAAGGACAAGCTCCTCGCCAATCAGCAGCTTGCGGACCTCACCCAGGCTCTCGGCTGCGGGCTCGGCGCACATTACCGGGACGAGGACCTGCGTTACGAGAAAGTCATCGTGATGACCGACGCCGACGTCGACGGCGCGCATATCGCCTCGCTGCTCATCACTTTCTTTTATCGTCAGATGCCGCGGCTGATCGAGAACGGCCATCTCTATCTCGCCCAGCCGCCGCTCTACAAACTGACCCAGGGCCCAAAAACCGTCTACGCCCGCGACGACGACCATCGCGACGAACTCATTCGCACGGTGTTGACCGGCAAGGGAAAGGTCGAGACCAACCGCTTCAAGGGCCTTGGCGAAATGAGCGCCGCACAGCTCAAGGAGACGACCATGGACCCGACAAAGCGCACGCTGCTCAAAGTGGTGCTGCTCGGGGAAGAACGCGAAGAAGTCGCCGATTGCGTCGAGCGACTCATGGGCAATAAGCCCGAAGCGCGCTTCGCCTTCATTCAGGAGAAGGCGGCTTTCGCCACCGAGCTCCTGGATGTCTGA
- a CDS encoding ATP-binding cassette domain-containing protein produces the protein MSPAGGAAALDVAITAKDHHRAGGPPLRALENLRLVLPMGAAGAVVGPSGCGKTTLLRLIAGLDRDFTGRITLPAHGRLGMAFQEPRLLPWRNIQDNVAIAAPEATSQEVAALLDELGLSEHATHFPGELSLGLARRAALARALAVKPDLLLLDEPLVSLDAALARELRDRIAALIDERRITTLIVTHDLGEAIALADKIFLLSPRPAHVLATLDVPAPRKLPRADAEALQAQALETLASARRSAQK, from the coding sequence ATGTCGCCCGCTGGCGGCGCGGCGGCGCTCGACGTCGCCATAACCGCTAAGGACCATCATCGCGCCGGCGGCCCGCCGCTGCGCGCGCTGGAGAATCTCCGGCTCGTCCTGCCCATGGGCGCAGCCGGCGCGGTCGTCGGCCCCTCCGGCTGCGGCAAAACGACCTTGCTGCGCCTCATCGCCGGCCTCGACCGGGATTTTACCGGCCGCATTACGCTGCCGGCGCATGGGCGTCTCGGCATGGCGTTCCAGGAGCCGCGGCTGCTGCCCTGGCGCAACATTCAGGATAATGTCGCCATTGCGGCGCCGGAGGCGACGTCGCAGGAGGTCGCCGCGCTGCTCGACGAGCTCGGGCTCAGCGAGCACGCCACGCACTTCCCCGGCGAATTGTCGCTGGGCCTCGCCCGCCGCGCTGCGCTCGCCCGCGCGCTCGCCGTCAAACCCGATCTGCTGCTGCTCGACGAGCCGCTGGTCTCGCTCGACGCGGCGCTGGCGCGTGAACTGCGCGACAGGATCGCGGCGCTCATCGACGAGAGACGCATCACCACCCTGATCGTGACCCATGATCTCGGCGAGGCCATCGCGCTTGCGGACAAAATTTTCCTGTTGTCGCCGCGGCCGGCCCATGTCCTGGCGACGCTCGACGTGCCGGCGCCACGCAAATTGCCGAGAGCCGACGCCGAGGCGCTGCAGGCGCAGGCGCTGGAGACCCTGGCTTCAGCGCGGCGCTCCGCTCAGAAATGA
- a CDS encoding glycosyltransferase family 4 protein — protein sequence MTQLTVLICADHTYVNGGQNKVALESALGLAQAGARVVFFAACGPVDRRLAEAGIEAVCLGQRDLLDNPSRLDAARQGMWNGVAARALGETLARLPRANTIVHVHGWAKALSPSIAGPIRASGIPAVLTMHDFFLDCPNGAFYNFRREAACPLIPLSAACWATNCDSRSYAHKLWRNARLLVGRRVTRLAETFSDYVLLSDLQEKVLKGCLPADARVHRVTNPVEAEPLGHKRDPTEGDFLFVGRLSPEKGVFLFAEAARRAGVTPVFIGDGPLAAELGGRFPQARLLGWRAPAEVRAAMRAARALVFPSLWHETFGLTAFEAKAMGTPTIVADGCAAREAVEHGVTGLWFRSGDVDSLTSAIRALVNDATIAEMSKRAYDAYWAAPATRARHVAETLAVYEKMLAPIDARAKLR from the coding sequence ATGACCCAGCTTACCGTCCTGATCTGCGCCGACCACACCTATGTCAACGGCGGACAGAACAAGGTTGCGCTCGAAAGCGCCCTCGGACTTGCGCAAGCGGGAGCGCGGGTGGTCTTTTTCGCCGCCTGCGGGCCCGTCGACCGCCGGCTCGCGGAGGCCGGAATCGAGGCCGTTTGCCTCGGCCAGAGGGACCTACTCGATAATCCCTCGCGTCTCGACGCGGCGCGGCAAGGGATGTGGAACGGCGTGGCGGCGCGGGCGCTCGGCGAGACTCTGGCGAGGCTGCCGCGCGCAAACACGATCGTCCATGTGCATGGCTGGGCGAAAGCGCTCTCCCCGTCGATCGCCGGGCCGATCCGCGCATCCGGCATTCCGGCCGTCCTGACGATGCACGATTTCTTCCTCGATTGCCCCAACGGCGCCTTTTACAATTTCAGGCGGGAGGCCGCCTGCCCGCTTATCCCGCTGTCCGCCGCCTGCTGGGCGACCAATTGCGATTCCCGCAGTTACGCACACAAGTTGTGGCGCAATGCGCGGCTTCTTGTCGGCCGGCGTGTCACGCGCCTCGCCGAGACCTTTTCCGACTATGTGCTGCTGTCGGATCTGCAGGAAAAAGTCCTGAAGGGCTGCCTGCCTGCGGACGCCCGCGTCCACCGAGTCACCAACCCTGTGGAGGCCGAGCCGCTCGGCCACAAACGCGATCCGACGGAGGGCGACTTCCTCTTCGTGGGCCGGCTGTCGCCCGAGAAGGGCGTCTTCCTCTTCGCCGAAGCGGCGCGGCGCGCAGGCGTGACGCCGGTTTTCATTGGCGACGGGCCGCTCGCCGCTGAGCTCGGCGGGCGCTTTCCGCAGGCGCGGCTTCTCGGCTGGCGCGCGCCGGCCGAGGTCCGCGCGGCGATGCGCGCGGCGCGGGCGCTCGTCTTCCCCTCGCTCTGGCACGAGACCTTCGGCCTCACGGCCTTCGAGGCCAAGGCCATGGGAACGCCGACCATCGTCGCGGACGGCTGCGCCGCGCGCGAGGCGGTGGAGCATGGCGTCACCGGCCTCTGGTTCAGAAGCGGCGACGTCGACTCGCTCACCTCGGCGATCCGCGCGCTCGTCAATGACGCGACGATCGCCGAGATGTCGAAACGCGCCTATGACGCCTATTGGGCCGCCCCGGCGACCCGGGCGCGCCATGTCGCGGAGACGCTGGCGGTTTATGAGAAGATGCTGGCGCCAATCGACGCGAGGGCGAAGCTGCGCTAA
- a CDS encoding helicase HerA-like domain-containing protein, translating to MTESAKRRPNAEPGKILVGATHGAEPRAYRYLTLALGNRHGLIAGATGGGKTVSLQLLAEGFSNAGTSVFLADVKGDLAGLSRPGDGKPPFVKRAEEIGLAYQPDRFPVVFWDVFGEQGHMVRATVSEMGPLLLSRLLGLNETQEGVLNIVFKVMDEQGLLLIDLKDLRAALNHVAENAGAFKLKYGNISPASVGAIQRQLLVLETQGGDRFFGEPALDINDFFASDRDGRGVVNILAAERLMRAPQLYATFLLWMLSELFETLPEVGDLDKPKLVFFFDEAHLLFEDTPKALLSAIEQLVRLIRSKGVGVYFVTQNPLDVPDTVLGQLGNRIQHALRAFTPRDQKAVRAAAETFRKNPAFDTADAIMHLGVGEALVSMLGDKGAPEIVDRVLIAPPAARVGPVSEAERAAVMRSSRVAGKYDAPVDRDSAYETLEGRAAGKEAGGGLFGTIFGGVLGTLFGSKKGKRLSPAEIAMRSAVQSAARSAGTQIARQGGLIAKEILRNMLGGMAK from the coding sequence ATGACAGAGAGTGCGAAGCGACGTCCGAATGCCGAGCCCGGCAAGATTCTCGTCGGCGCGACGCATGGCGCCGAGCCGCGGGCCTACCGCTATCTCACGCTCGCGCTCGGCAATCGCCACGGGCTCATCGCGGGCGCGACAGGCGGCGGCAAGACGGTTTCGCTGCAACTGCTCGCGGAAGGGTTCTCCAATGCGGGAACGTCGGTCTTCCTCGCCGATGTCAAGGGCGATCTTGCCGGACTTTCACGGCCGGGAGACGGCAAGCCGCCCTTCGTGAAACGCGCCGAGGAAATTGGCCTCGCCTATCAGCCCGACCGTTTCCCGGTCGTCTTCTGGGACGTTTTCGGCGAACAGGGCCATATGGTGCGCGCGACCGTCTCCGAGATGGGACCGCTGCTGTTGTCGCGCCTTCTGGGTCTCAACGAGACGCAGGAAGGCGTTCTGAATATCGTTTTCAAAGTCATGGACGAGCAGGGACTTCTGCTCATCGACCTCAAGGATCTGCGCGCGGCGCTCAACCATGTCGCCGAGAACGCCGGCGCCTTCAAGCTCAAATACGGCAATATATCGCCCGCGAGTGTCGGCGCCATTCAGCGCCAGCTTCTCGTGCTGGAGACGCAGGGCGGCGACAGGTTCTTCGGCGAGCCGGCGCTGGACATCAACGATTTTTTCGCAAGCGATCGCGACGGGCGCGGCGTCGTCAATATTCTCGCCGCCGAGCGCTTGATGCGCGCGCCGCAGCTTTACGCAACCTTTCTTTTGTGGATGCTCTCCGAGCTCTTCGAGACGCTCCCCGAGGTCGGCGACCTCGACAAGCCGAAACTCGTCTTCTTTTTCGACGAGGCGCATCTTCTCTTCGAGGACACGCCGAAAGCGCTGCTCTCCGCCATCGAGCAACTGGTGCGGCTCATTCGCTCGAAAGGCGTCGGCGTCTATTTCGTGACCCAGAATCCGCTCGACGTCCCGGACACGGTGCTCGGCCAGCTCGGCAATCGCATCCAGCACGCGCTGCGCGCCTTTACGCCGCGGGACCAGAAGGCGGTGCGCGCGGCCGCCGAGACCTTCCGCAAGAACCCCGCTTTCGACACCGCCGACGCGATCATGCATCTTGGCGTCGGCGAGGCGCTCGTCTCCATGCTCGGCGACAAGGGCGCGCCGGAGATTGTCGACCGCGTGCTGATCGCGCCGCCCGCCGCCCGCGTCGGGCCGGTGAGCGAGGCGGAGCGCGCGGCGGTCATGCGGTCGAGCAGAGTCGCCGGCAAATACGATGCGCCGGTCGACCGCGACTCAGCCTATGAGACGCTCGAGGGGCGCGCGGCGGGCAAAGAGGCCGGAGGCGGCTTGTTCGGAACCATTTTCGGCGGCGTTCTCGGGACGCTTTTCGGTTCGAAAAAGGGCAAGCGCCTCTCTCCTGCCGAAATCGCCATGCGCTCGGCCGTGCAGAGCGCCGCCCGCTCGGCGGGGACGCAGATCGCCAGGCAGGGCGGGCTGATCGCCAAGGAAATTTTGCGCAACATGCTCGGCGGGATGGCCAAATAA
- a CDS encoding SprT family zinc-dependent metalloprotease gives MLRLLRDGPSRDGSSLITLEHAGETIVVALRRATTARRFTLRVRFAARDAVLTMPSRASLRDARAFAERHAAWIATRLNRLPATIPFAHGSIVPLRGVDHALLHVPQRRGTVWTEQRDDVATRVALCVAGQAEHVHRRVQDHLKREARRDLESAVARHTSTLGLSPRGVGLRDPVSRWGSCSSTGSLNFSWRLIMAPPYVLDYLAAHEVAHLMHLDHSPRFWALARRLCPDTDRAETWLSTHGSHLHKYGAKG, from the coding sequence ATGCTTCGACTTCTGCGTGACGGACCTTCCCGAGACGGTTCGTCTCTCATCACTCTCGAGCACGCCGGCGAGACGATTGTCGTCGCGCTGCGCCGCGCGACGACGGCGCGACGTTTCACCTTGCGCGTGCGCTTCGCGGCGCGCGACGCCGTCCTCACCATGCCGAGCCGCGCTTCGCTTCGCGACGCGCGGGCCTTTGCCGAACGTCACGCCGCCTGGATCGCCACGCGGCTCAATCGTCTGCCGGCGACCATTCCGTTCGCGCATGGGTCGATCGTGCCGCTGCGCGGCGTGGATCATGCGCTCCTGCATGTGCCGCAGCGCCGCGGCACCGTGTGGACGGAGCAGCGCGACGACGTGGCGACGCGCGTCGCGCTTTGCGTCGCCGGACAGGCGGAGCATGTGCACCGCCGCGTACAGGATCACCTCAAGCGCGAAGCGCGCCGCGATCTCGAGAGCGCCGTCGCGCGTCATACGTCGACTCTGGGCCTGTCGCCGCGCGGCGTGGGGCTGCGCGATCCAGTGAGCCGTTGGGGCTCCTGCTCGTCTACCGGATCGCTCAATTTCTCCTGGCGCCTGATCATGGCGCCGCCCTATGTTCTGGATTATCTGGCGGCGCATGAAGTGGCGCATCTCATGCACCTCGACCATTCGCCGCGCTTCTGGGCGCTGGCGCGGCGCCTCTGCCCCGACACCGACCGCGCCGAAACCTGGCTCTCGACGCATGGGTCTCATCTGCACAAATACGGAGCCAAGGGATGA
- a CDS encoding ABC transporter permease subunit, whose protein sequence is MIRLASLAALLGLWQIGAWLSDPRRLPGPFLVLETMMEEARSGALFANLAVTLARVVASFTLAMSLGAAIGYVMGRNKILDRLLDPWLVALLNLPALVVIVLAYVWAGLTEAAAIGAVALNKLPNAVVVIREGARALDPQLEEMAQAFRFSRAARLRHLVLPQLAPYVAAATRSGLSLVWKIVLVVELLGRSNGVGFEINMAFQLFDMKLLLAYALPFVALMLGVETLLVQPLEQYVARWRRGGARRRHNR, encoded by the coding sequence TTGATCCGCCTCGCCTCGCTCGCGGCGCTCCTTGGCCTCTGGCAGATCGGCGCGTGGCTCTCCGATCCGCGCCGGCTCCCGGGTCCCTTCCTCGTCCTGGAGACGATGATGGAGGAAGCCCGCTCCGGGGCCTTGTTCGCGAACCTCGCCGTCACGCTCGCCCGCGTCGTCGCCTCCTTCACGCTCGCCATGAGCCTGGGCGCGGCGATCGGCTATGTGATGGGCCGCAACAAGATCTTGGACCGCCTGCTCGATCCCTGGCTGGTGGCGCTGCTCAATCTGCCGGCGCTCGTCGTCATTGTTCTCGCCTATGTCTGGGCCGGGCTGACGGAAGCCGCGGCGATCGGAGCCGTGGCGCTCAACAAGCTGCCGAACGCCGTCGTCGTCATTCGCGAGGGCGCCCGCGCCCTCGATCCGCAACTCGAGGAGATGGCGCAGGCCTTCCGCTTTTCCCGCGCGGCGCGCCTTCGGCATCTCGTCCTGCCCCAGCTTGCGCCCTATGTCGCGGCGGCGACGCGCTCGGGCCTGTCGCTCGTGTGGAAAATCGTGCTCGTCGTGGAGCTGCTCGGCCGCTCGAACGGCGTCGGCTTCGAAATCAACATGGCGTTCCAGCTCTTCGACATGAAGCTGCTGCTCGCCTACGCTCTTCCCTTCGTCGCGCTGATGCTCGGCGTCGAAACGCTCCTGGTGCAGCCCCTTGAACAATATGTCGCCCGCTGGCGGCGCGGCGGCGCTCGACGTCGCCATAACCGCTAA
- the rpoH gene encoding RNA polymerase sigma factor RpoH encodes MANSLPIVAEGGLARYLAEIRRFPMLEPQQEYMLAKRWREHEDPKAAQELITSHLRLVAKIAMGYRGYGLPIGEIVSEGNVGLMQAVKRFEPDRGFRLATYAMWWIRASIQEYILRSWSLVKMGTTASQKKLFFNLRKAKSRISAFEEGDLKPEHVETIATRLGVSRQDVIEMNRRMGGDASLNAPLREEGEGEWQDWLVDDSDSQEHVLAAQEESNNRMTALRGALDVLNPRERRIFEARRLADEPVTLEQLSEEFGVSRERVRQIEVRAFEKVQAAVKSGVARLEEAQHAAM; translated from the coding sequence ATGGCGAATTCCTTGCCCATCGTCGCGGAAGGCGGCCTCGCCCGCTACCTCGCCGAGATCCGTCGTTTCCCGATGCTGGAGCCCCAGCAGGAATATATGCTCGCCAAGCGCTGGCGCGAGCACGAAGACCCCAAAGCCGCCCAGGAGCTGATCACCTCGCATCTGCGCCTCGTCGCCAAGATCGCCATGGGCTATCGCGGCTACGGCCTGCCGATCGGAGAGATCGTTTCGGAAGGCAACGTCGGCCTGATGCAGGCCGTCAAGCGCTTCGAGCCCGACCGCGGCTTTCGCCTCGCCACTTATGCGATGTGGTGGATCCGCGCCTCGATTCAAGAATACATCCTGCGCTCCTGGTCGCTCGTGAAGATGGGCACCACGGCGAGCCAGAAGAAGCTGTTCTTCAATCTGCGCAAGGCGAAGAGCCGCATCTCGGCCTTCGAGGAGGGCGACCTCAAGCCCGAGCATGTCGAGACGATTGCGACGCGGCTCGGCGTCTCGCGGCAGGACGTCATCGAGATGAACCGCCGCATGGGCGGCGACGCCTCGCTGAACGCGCCGCTGCGCGAGGAGGGCGAAGGCGAGTGGCAGGACTGGCTCGTCGACGACAGCGACAGTCAGGAGCACGTGCTCGCCGCGCAGGAAGAGAGCAACAACCGCATGACGGCGCTGCGCGGCGCCCTCGACGTCCTCAATCCGCGCGAGCGCCGCATCTTCGAGGCGCGCCGCCTCGCCGACGAACCGGTGACGCTGGAGCAGCTTTCCGAGGAGTTTGGCGTCTCCCGCGAGCGGGTGCGGCAGATCGAGGTCCGCGCCTTTGAAAAGGTGCAGGCGGCGGTGAAGAGCGGCGTCGCCCGCCTGGAAGAGGCGCAGCACGCGGCGATGTAA
- a CDS encoding ABC transporter substrate-binding protein, with protein sequence MKRILLAVLAALLAAAPAQAEKLRLALQKTGTTGWELAVVRAFGLDKEAGLDLEVTELGAPEAGKIALQGGSADIIVSDWLWVARERAQGARLTLYPYSTGVGAVMTKDPAIRAVRDLLGKKLGVAGGPFDKSWLMLKAFALKQGVDLEKGATILYGAPPLIAEKASQGEIDAALEFWNFAADLEAKGFARAIEIADVEKALGAKGDVVVTGYVFDDAFAARNKDALTRFFAMTAKAKALIQSDDKAWAAAAQRIGPKDPAALAVYRKRYVAAIPRRSVAAEEADAALLYRVLADIGGEKLVGPGKTLDPGTFYKGGKGL encoded by the coding sequence ATGAAACGCATCCTCCTCGCGGTTCTCGCCGCTTTGCTCGCCGCTGCGCCGGCGCAGGCCGAGAAGCTGCGGCTCGCCTTGCAAAAGACTGGCACGACCGGCTGGGAGCTCGCGGTCGTGCGCGCCTTCGGGCTGGACAAGGAGGCGGGGCTCGACCTCGAGGTGACGGAGCTCGGCGCGCCGGAGGCCGGAAAGATTGCCCTCCAGGGCGGCTCCGCCGACATCATCGTCTCGGACTGGCTGTGGGTGGCGCGCGAGCGGGCGCAGGGCGCGCGGCTGACCCTTTATCCCTATTCGACGGGCGTCGGCGCGGTCATGACCAAAGACCCCGCCATTCGCGCGGTCAGGGATCTTCTCGGCAAGAAGCTCGGCGTCGCCGGCGGGCCGTTCGACAAGAGCTGGCTGATGCTGAAAGCCTTTGCTTTGAAGCAAGGCGTCGATCTCGAAAAAGGCGCGACCATTCTTTACGGCGCCCCGCCGCTCATCGCCGAAAAAGCGAGCCAGGGGGAAATCGACGCGGCGCTCGAATTCTGGAACTTCGCCGCCGATCTCGAGGCCAAGGGCTTCGCGCGCGCGATCGAAATCGCAGACGTCGAAAAGGCGCTCGGCGCCAAAGGCGACGTGGTCGTCACCGGCTATGTTTTCGACGACGCCTTCGCCGCCAGGAACAAAGACGCGCTAACGCGTTTCTTCGCCATGACGGCGAAGGCGAAGGCGCTCATCCAAAGCGACGACAAGGCCTGGGCGGCGGCCGCGCAGCGTATCGGGCCGAAGGACCCCGCCGCCCTCGCCGTCTACCGCAAGCGCTACGTCGCGGCGATCCCGAGGCGCAGCGTCGCGGCGGAGGAAGCCGACGCCGCCCTGCTCTACCGCGTGCTCGCAGACATCGGCGGCGAGAAGCTCGTCGGCCCCGGCAAGACGCTGGATCCCGGCACTTTCTACAAGGGCGGCAAGGGACTTTGA